In Triticum aestivum cultivar Chinese Spring chromosome 5B, IWGSC CS RefSeq v2.1, whole genome shotgun sequence, the following proteins share a genomic window:
- the LOC123117554 gene encoding cation/H(+) antiporter 17: MRLPGMAPGGHGGVDDDVQSYRPLKATSEGVWQGDNPLHFSLPLLILQICLVHAVTRGLAFGFRRSASRGSSPRSSK, encoded by the exons ATGAGGTTGCCGGGAATGGCGCCGGGCGGCCACGGCGGGGTAGACGATGACGTGCAGTCCTACCGGCCGCTGAAGGCGACGTCGGAGGGGGTGTGGCAGGGCGACAACCCGCTGCACTTCTCGCTGCCGCTCCTCATCCTGCAGATCTGCCTCGTGCACGCCGTCACCCGCGGCCTCGCCTTCGGCTTCCGCCGCTCCGCCAGCCGGGGGTCATCGCCGAGATCATC GAAATAG